One genomic region from Leptolyngbyaceae cyanobacterium JSC-12 encodes:
- a CDS encoding hypothetical protein (IMG reference gene:2510098601~PFAM: Polysaccharide pyruvyl transferase) encodes MIGQFGTFDIDNYGDLLYPIIFEKMYRVRGGNDEIYKFSFLENISLLDSGYSTKAIQNKILSYESQLDTHQKIMMIVGGGDLLRVDWNTIASHYSRVCLKNKKDQISFFLQKFIRKLKRNKLEFKDYFRSKYMNYPASGPFILDPEKSPLIQSIIYCSCGVPFSFSDSDKSQIAHAFNNADFIYLRDEESRNKLLESGVKKEIHVSPDIIVTLSDFFDFSTEKKKGEKILERFGVDIKQKKICFQAGSESITETDERVLIEQLKRYREKTNSEIFLLPIRRCHSDDKYLENFSRKTYGLFKYINVNSIFEIISVLAASDIFLGTSLHGNITAFSFGIPHLFAPINVDKREGFINMVNLSNEVKLRSWSEISDRLEWLESLEKEYFLKHASAAKNKVNKVFDLLFSRLNRNNT; translated from the coding sequence ATGATAGGACAGTTTGGAACTTTTGATATTGATAATTATGGTGACCTTTTGTATCCCATTATTTTTGAAAAGATGTATCGAGTTCGCGGCGGCAATGATGAAATTTACAAATTCAGCTTTCTAGAAAATATCTCTTTGCTAGATTCTGGCTACTCTACTAAAGCTATTCAAAATAAAATACTTAGTTATGAATCTCAATTAGATACTCATCAAAAAATCATGATGATAGTTGGGGGTGGGGACCTACTACGCGTTGACTGGAACACGATTGCCTCCCACTACAGTAGAGTCTGCCTAAAAAATAAGAAAGATCAAATATCCTTTTTCTTGCAAAAATTTATAAGAAAGCTAAAAAGAAATAAGCTTGAATTTAAAGACTATTTTAGAAGTAAATATATGAACTATCCAGCATCTGGACCATTTATTCTTGACCCTGAGAAATCACCATTAATACAATCTATTATCTATTGTTCATGTGGTGTTCCATTTTCTTTTTCTGATTCTGATAAAAGTCAAATCGCACATGCATTTAATAATGCGGATTTTATATATTTGCGTGATGAAGAATCCAGGAATAAGTTGTTGGAGTCTGGAGTTAAAAAGGAAATTCATGTTTCTCCTGATATCATAGTAACTTTAAGCGATTTTTTTGATTTTTCCACTGAGAAGAAAAAAGGAGAGAAAATTTTAGAGAGATTTGGAGTAGATATAAAGCAGAAGAAGATTTGTTTTCAAGCTGGTTCTGAATCCATAACAGAAACTGATGAAAGAGTACTGATCGAGCAGCTTAAGAGGTACCGAGAAAAAACAAATTCTGAGATATTTTTGTTGCCTATTAGGCGCTGTCACTCGGATGATAAATATCTAGAAAATTTTTCTAGAAAGACATACGGTTTGTTCAAATATATCAATGTCAACTCGATTTTTGAGATTATCTCAGTTTTAGCTGCGTCCGACATTTTTTTGGGTACCAGTTTGCATGGAAATATCACAGCATTCTCATTTGGAATTCCTCACTTATTTGCTCCAATAAATGTTGATAAAAGGGAGGGATTTATAAATATGGTGAATCTATCCAATGAAGTAAAGTTAAGGTCTTGGTCTGAAATTAGTGATAGACTTGAATGGCTCGAATCTTTAGAAAAAGAATATTTTTTAAAACATGCATCTGCAGCGAAGAATAAAGTAAATAAGGTTTTTGACCTTTTATTTAGTAGATTGAATAGAAACAATACATAA